A window of Macrotis lagotis isolate mMagLag1 chromosome X, bilby.v1.9.chrom.fasta, whole genome shotgun sequence contains these coding sequences:
- the FOXE1 gene encoding LOW QUALITY PROTEIN: forkhead box protein E1 (The sequence of the model RefSeq protein was modified relative to this genomic sequence to represent the inferred CDS: deleted 1 base in 1 codon), whose product MTEEGRRSPQRDCPEAGGPRLPRTPVAEAAGRGLPPMPVVKVEKEPAACEPSGGLGELGEPAARAGGGRRRKRPLQRGKPPYSYIALIAMAIAHAPDRKLTLGGIYKFITERFPFYRDNPKKWQNSIRHNLTLNDCFIKIPREPGRPGKGNYWALDPNAEDMFESGSFLRRRKRFKRTDLSTYPAYMHDAAAAAAAAAAAAAAAGMFPGSVPVARAPYPGSVYPNVAAAMSPAGYGQPLGPHSSVYYPASPPGQCRVFSINSLVHGPGVHGPGVHGPGVHGPGVHGPGELLPPQPAPPPPPPPPPPPGRALSPDLGQAPAGAAGSCSFGASAASYGNPACGGGGGGSGAGPGAGLPRPSNPVAYPYPVPNGHLPVSHGSYPQAGGGPLFGASGRLAMAASPPGAGEPADFYGRVSPGQMGYAPAGQLAAGPSAYHVRHSAYSGSADRFVSAV is encoded by the exons ATGACCGAGGAGGGGCGGCGCTCTCCCCAGCGAGACTGCCCCGAGGCCGGGGGCCCGCGGCTCCCGCGCACGCCGGTGGCCGAGGCCGCGGGCCGGGGCCTCCCCCCGATGCCGGTGGTGAAGGTGGAGAAGGAGCCGGCGGCCTGCGAGCCCTCGGGGGGCCTCGGCGAGCTGGGGGAGCCGGCGGCCAGggcgggcggcgggcggcggcggaAGCGGCCCCTGCAGCGGGGCAAGCCCCCCTACAGCTACATCGCGCTCATCGCCATGGCCATCGCGCACGCCCCGGACAGGAAGCTGACCCTGGGCGGCATCTACAAGTTCATCACCGAGCGCTTCCCCTTCTACCGGGACAACCCCAAGAAGTGGCAGAACAGCATCCGCCACAACCTCACCCTCAACGACTGCTTCATCAAGATCCCGCGGGAGCCGGGCCGCCCGGGCAAGGGCAACTACTGGGCGCTGGACCCCAACGCCGAGGACATGTTCGAGAGCGGCAGCTTTCTGCGCCGCAGGAAGAGGTTCAAGCGCACCGACCTCTCCACCTACCCGGCCTACATGCACgacgcggcggcggcggccgcggcggcggcggcggcggcggcggcggctggcATGTTCCCCGGCTCCGTGCCCGTGGCGCGCGCGCCCTACCCCGGCTCCGTGTACCCCAACGTGGCAGCCGCCATGAGCCCGGCGGGCTACGGCCAGCCGCTGGGCCCCCACTCCTCCGTCTACTACCCGGCCTCGCCGCCCGGCCAGTGCCGCGTCTTCAGCATCAACAGCCTGGTGCACGGCCCCGGGGTGCACGGCCCCGGGGTGCACGGCCCCGGGGTGCACGGCCCCGGGGTGCACGGCCCCGGAGAGCTCCTGCCGCCGCAGCCCGcgcccccgccgcccccgccgccgccgccgccgccgggacGCGCGCTCAGCCCGGACCTGGGCCAGGCGCCCGCGGGGGCCGCGGGGTCCTGCTCCTTCGGGGCCTCCGCCGCCTCCTACGGCAACCCGGCctgcggcggcgggggcggcgggaGCGGAGCCGGGCCGGGCGCGGGGCTGCCGCGGCCGTCCAACCCCGTGGCCTACCCCTACCCGGTCCCCAACGGCCACCTGCCCGTCAGCCACGGCTCCTACCCCCAGGCGGGCGGCGGCCCGCTGTTCGGGGCCTCGGGCCGCCTGGCCATGGCCGCCTCCCCGCCGGGGGCCGGCGAGCCCGCGGACTTCTACGGCCGCGTGTCC CCCGGCCAGATGGGCTACGCTCCCGCCGGGCAGCTCGCGGCCGGCCCCAGCGCCTACCACGTCCGGCACTCGGCCTACTCCGGCAGCGCGGACAGGTTCGTGTCGGCCGTGTGA